A stretch of the Archangium violaceum genome encodes the following:
- a CDS encoding DUF3142 domain-containing protein: MSALRVLARERSGPARIPVDVAVDVEALARSGREVVAVMRVDGTAPLEGISLQEVATHARAWRARGVRVRGIELDHDCATAALADYADWLARERTALGEMALSITALPTWSTSPALARLVSVPDGIVLQVHAVRAPTLFTPEEARGFTEAWARATGRPFLVALPTYRVRLREGTRLSAEPRDVARFLAGLRERPVEGVAGIIWFRLGHRGDPDAWSLPTLAAVVRGESLAPRLVPRLVDAGGGTLDIVIENTGRVDAEAPARLSLSGNLEVLDGVGGYSPQGTSLVARMPPRLRVGERRVIGFVRGTEVTLAAP; encoded by the coding sequence GCGAGGTGGTGGCGGTGATGCGGGTGGATGGCACGGCGCCGCTCGAGGGTATTTCCCTCCAGGAGGTCGCCACGCATGCGCGGGCCTGGCGGGCCAGGGGCGTGCGCGTCCGAGGCATCGAGCTCGATCATGACTGTGCCACCGCCGCGCTGGCCGATTACGCGGATTGGCTGGCGCGCGAGCGAACGGCACTCGGGGAGATGGCGCTCTCCATCACGGCACTGCCCACATGGAGCACCTCGCCAGCGCTCGCCCGGCTGGTCTCCGTTCCCGACGGCATCGTGCTCCAGGTGCACGCCGTGCGCGCGCCCACGCTCTTCACGCCCGAGGAGGCCCGGGGCTTCACCGAGGCCTGGGCCCGCGCCACCGGCCGCCCCTTCCTCGTGGCGCTCCCCACCTACCGCGTGCGACTGCGCGAGGGGACGCGCCTGTCCGCGGAGCCGCGAGACGTGGCCCGCTTCCTCGCTGGCCTGCGCGAACGCCCCGTGGAGGGTGTCGCCGGCATCATCTGGTTCCGGCTCGGCCACCGGGGGGATCCGGACGCCTGGAGCCTCCCCACGCTCGCGGCGGTGGTGCGGGGTGAATCTCTCGCCCCGCGGCTCGTCCCTCGCCTCGTGGATGCAGGGGGAGGCACTCTGGACATCGTCATCGAGAACACGGGCCGCGTGGATGCCGAGGCTCCCGCGCGCCTCTCCCTTTCCGGAAATCTCGAGGTCCTCGATGGAGTGGGTGGCTACTCCCCCCAGGGGACCTCGCTCGTGGCGCGCATGCCTCCCCGCCTGCGCGTGGGAGAGCGCCGTGTCATCGGCTTCGTGCGGGGAACCGAGGTGACCCTTGCTGCTCCGTAG
- a CDS encoding phosphotransferase family protein, which translates to MDGALRGKAKTDDIPEMEQVAKWLAGHLPAELAPTLIHNDYKYDNLVLDAERLPSIRAVLDWEMATIGEPLSDLGMALAYWAEAKDPEERLALPFGPTMLPGNLAREELVARYAQKSGRDTSGIAFHYVLSLFCTGDRNGKHPLRAGGYFPLP; encoded by the coding sequence CTACGGGGCAAGGCGAAGACGGACGACATCCCCGAGATGGAGCAGGTGGCGAAGTGGCTGGCCGGACACCTCCCGGCGGAGCTGGCGCCGACGCTGATCCACAACGACTACAAATACGACAACCTGGTGTTGGATGCGGAGCGGCTCCCGAGCATCCGGGCGGTGCTGGACTGGGAGATGGCGACGATCGGCGAGCCGCTATCGGACCTGGGGATGGCGCTGGCGTACTGGGCCGAGGCCAAGGATCCCGAGGAGCGGCTCGCGTTGCCGTTCGGACCGACGATGCTGCCGGGCAACCTGGCGCGCGAGGAACTGGTGGCGCGGTACGCACAGAAGAGCGGGCGGGACACGAGTGGAATCGCGTTCCACTACGTGCTGTCACTCTTCTGCACGGGCGATCGAAACGGGAAGCATCCGCTGAGGGCGGGGGGCTACTTCCCGCTCCCCTGA